The DNA window CCGACCACTGGAACCCGCCCAAATCGGGCAGTGGGTACGGGCTGCTGGATGCACCGCGGGGCGCCTTGGGCCACTGGATTGAGATCGAAGATTACAAGATCAAGAATTACCAGATGGTGGTGCCTACTACCTGGAATTTCTCGCCCAGGGATGAAAAGGGCAACCGGGGACCGGCGGAAACGGCTTTACTCGGAGTTCCCGTGCCGGATCCGGACAATCCCATCAACATTGTCAGGGTGGTACGTTCCTACGATCCTTGCCTGTCTTGCGCGGTTCACCTGATCGAAGCCGACAGAGAGCAAGTCCGGCAATTCAAGATTTGCTGAGGTGGTGACGGCATGAGCAGTCAGGAACAATTTCACTGGCCCCAACGATTAGCCCACTTAATCAACCTGATCGCCATTGTCCTCTTGATCTTTACCGGTTTTTACATCTACTATCCCTTTGCGGCCGGGTTGATGGGGGCGGCTCGTTATTTCCATTATATTGCGGCCTTTGTGCTGATCCTGAATATGGTCTGGCGGGTCTACTATGCCTTTTTCGGCAAATACCGGGATTACTATGAATACAAACCGGAACTGGGCAAGATCCTGCGCGTGGTCAAGTATTACTGCTTTATGGGGGAAGCCCCGGCTGCCAGGGGCAGGTACAATGCCCTGCAAAAACTGGCTTACCTGAGCATTCCCTTTCTGGTCATGTACCAGGCCTGTACCGGTATGGCCCTGGCCATGCCGGACCGGCTGGCCGGGTTCATCGAAGCCCTGGGAGGCATGGCCAACGTGCGAGCCCTGCATTATTTTGGGACTTGGCTCTTTATCTGCTTTGTCCTAATCCATCTCTACATGGTGTTTTCGGAAAAACCTTACCAGGTGATGGTGATGTTCCTGGGTAAGGAACCAGGTCAACAAAAACCGTTGATGAAGCAGGCAGGTTCCCATGTGCAGCAAAAACAGTGAGGCAAACAAAATCCTTGTGTTAGGCGTAGGCAACGTCCTTTTGCAGGATGAAGGTTTCGGGGTACACCTGGTGCGGGAAATGGCCGCCATGGAATGGCCCCCGCAAGTAGAATTTATCGACGGGGGCACGGCCGGCATGGAACTGATCCACCTGTTTGAAGATGCTGCTTTGTTGATCGTGGTGGACAGCCTTAACGCCCAGGTGGAACCGGGGAGCGTTTTCAAATTTCAGGTGGGGGATGTGGCCGATTTGCCGAAGAAGATTAAAACATCTTTTCATGATATCGGGTTGCTGGAGGTCTTGCAGGTAGCCGGCATCCTCGGCTGCCTGCCGGAAACAATTATTTACGGCGTCCAGCCCAAGACCGTGGACTGGGGTTTGGAGCTGACGCCGGAACTGAGCGAGGTCAAAAGCAAGGTCATGTCTTTGATTGCGGAGGACATAGCCGCCAGGACCAGGTGAACATGGCCGGTTTTTTCGAGCCACGGCTTCAGCCGTGGCTCTTTGACGTTTAAAAACCAAAGCCCACCGGCGCCGGCGGGGCCGGTGGGCGGTACCGCTGTTTTATTGGGGCGTGACTACCCGGGCGTAAATCCAGGGCTCCACGGACTTAACCGCCGGGATGTGGATTTCCTGTCTTTGCTGTACTTCCGGGTGGATGTTGTACTGGGTTTTCCAGATATCGATGAGCCCGCCGGTGAATGTAAGTCCTTTTTCCAGGGTATGGGGGTCGCCGATGGCTTTGACGATGACCGGAAAGAGCAGTCTTTCCCCGTCGATGGTAATGTAAAAGGAAAAGGCGTCGCTGGCTTCCGCGATGCTGGTGCGAGCGGTGATGCGGTGATCATTGACGGAGATAGCCTCCGCCCCGGTGGCCCAGAGCTCATTCACCAGGTCCACCAGGTCGAGGAAATACAGGGGCGCATCACCGGTAATCGTGACCGTAATCCCCGGCCCGGTAACCGGGGTAATGCCGCTGACCAACCGCAATTTGTTGATGTCATCCGTCATGGTCTTCAAAGCGGAAGTTTCCTTCTCCGATTGAGCCAGCAGGTCCCGGTAGGCCGCATCCAGGTTTTGGATTTCTTCCTGCAGTACACGGTTTTTGTCGTCCAGGTTCTTCCAAACCGTAATAAGGTCTTCCTTACGCTGGGCGTCCAAAGCCGTCAGTACCTTTTGTTGGGTTTGAAACTGGGTAGAAAGCAAGAATCCGAGAACAATAAATACTAAAGTGAGGGAGATATACCAGCCTTTGTTTTTAATATTCATCGGTTTCCTCCTCCCCCTTGACTTCCTGCAAGTGACTGGCGGACAAACTACCCTTGTAAGTGGGGATGAGGATGTTTTCTTCCTGCACGATACTGACCGGGAAATCCCGGTTTTTCAGCCAGGGATAAGTTTGCCCGTTGGTCACGTGATACGTCAGGATTTCCGGATCGCCGATGGCCCTGATTTCATAGGGCGGGGCCAGGCGCATGGAATTGACCAGGATGACGGTGCCCACACAGCGGATATCACTGGGGGTAGTGATTCTCTGGTTGTTGATGGAGATGGCTTCGGCACCGCCGGCTTTTAAGTCGTTGACCAGGTAGAGCAGGTCCTTGTCATGGATAATATATTTATTAGGATCAAAAGTAAGGGGATCAGACGCCTTGGCGGCAGCAGCCATGGCTTCATTGTCGTCCAGGGTGACCACGATACCGGGGCCGCTCACCTGGGTGAGGCCGGTCATCCGGCGCAGCCATTCCAGCTCCGTTTGCAAGCCGGCCAGCTGGTCCACGTCATGGATCTGCCGCTCCCGGATCTGGTCATTCCTGTCCCTTTTCTGTTCAATGAGTTCTTCCAGGGTCAGGGTTTCCTCTTCCAGCCGGTTGATGATTTCAATCAAATCAGCGTTAGGGCTTTCCGCCGCCTCGCCGCGGTGGGCTTGATAGGTCATTATTAATGATATAAGGATAATACCAGCTGCCACTGATAGTACCGTCAACGCAAACTGCCATTTCCTGGACATTAAACTGTCCTCCCTTCATGTTTTTATTTTACTGGAATACACATGCCTTAGCAATAAAAAGGGGCGGGGGAGGAAGAACCATAAAAATTCTGTTCAGGTAAATTTTAATAGCTAAAGGAATTCCCCTGGCTTTCGTCGAAAATGGATATGCAAATCCTCTGACCTATCCCCTCCCATGCCCGTCAAGGTTGAATTAAGGGATTCTGGTAATTGCTTTTCCAAGGAATCTCTCCCAGAGGTGAAGCAGACTTGAATTTATTGCAAATCCTGCCCTCCTTTAATTTCATCGATCTCATTCGCGTGGCCGTGGACATAACAGTGGTGGCCTTTGTGCTCTACCGTTTTATTATGCTCATCCGCGGCACCAGGGCAGTCCAGCTGATCAAGGGATTGGCCATCCTTTTTGCTGCTTCCTTCCTGGCAGAGATCCTGGGGCTGACCACCATCGATTGGATCTTGGAACAGGTGCGGTTGGCTTTAGTGGTGGCCCTGCCCATCGTGTTCCAACCGGAGCTGAGGAGAGCTTTGGAACAGCTCGGACGCGGTAAGTTTTTTGCCCGTCCCTTGTCGTTTTTAGGTGAAGAAGATATGTCGCGGCTGATCAGTGAAGTGCTGCGGGCCACTCAAGTCCTGGTGAAATTGCAATACGGGGCTTTAATTGTCATCGAACGGGAAACGGGCATCAACGATTATATTGAAACGGGAGTAACCCTAGACAGTGTCGTCTCGGCTGAACTCCTGATCAATATCTTTGTCCCCAATACCCCCCTCCACGACGGGGCCGCCGTCATCCGGGGGGACCGGGTCGCTGCCGCCGGGTGTTTCCTGCCTTTAAGCGACAGCCCTTACCTGAGTAAACAATTAGGTACCCGGCACCGGGCTGCGCTGGGGATTTCCGAGAATTCCGACGCTATCGCCATTGTGGTTTCCGAGGAGACAGGCACCGTGTCCCTGGCCCAGGACGGGAAGCTGGTGCGGTTCCTGGATGAGAAAAAGCTGAGAGAAATGCTGGAAGAAGCACTGCTGATCAAACCTAATGCCCAAACAGGCTATTTCTGGCAAAAGAGGTGGTAGCGGATGTGGGAACATTTTAAGACAAACCTGCCTTACCGGATCATATCCATCTTGCTGGCCATCAGCCTGTGGGCGTGGGTGACCATGGCCCAGAACCCGGTGAAAGAAGCGGTGTACGAGATTCCGCTGGAAACCAAGAACCTGTCCAGCGATTTGATGGTGGCGGATAAGCCCTCCACCGTCACCGTGCGGGTGCAGGCCCGGCAATCGGTACTGGCCAACGTGACTTCCAGGGATTATCAAGCCTACGTTAATTTAAGCAATGCCCACATCGGCACGAATGTGGAACCGGTAGAAGTGAATACCCCCAGGGGCGTGGAGGTCATCCACACCAGTCCTTCCCAAGTCAATATTGTCATCGACCAGATCACCCAGGTGCAGCTGCCGGTGCGGCCCATCCTAACGGGAGAGGTGGCCACCGGCTATGCGGTGCTGGATCCCAGCATCAGCCCTACGGAAGTGCTGATTGACGGCCCGAAAAGCATTTTGGACCGCATCGCTGATGTGGTGGTCGACGTGTCCCTGAAGGGGCAGCGGGAGAGCTACCAGGAGCGGGTACCCATCAAAATCTTCGATGTGGACGGGAACCCCATCCAGGACTGGTTGAAAATCAAACCGGAGACGGTGGAAGTCTTTGTCCCTGTGATCCGGGAATTACCGGCGAAAAGATTGATCATCAAACCCGTCCTGGAAGGAGAATTGCCCAGTGGCTTGACCGTCAAGCAGGTAGTGGTGGAACCGGAGATGGTGCAGCTCTTCGGCCGGTGGGAGCTGTTGGAAAAACTCGATTACCTGTACACGCGGCCCGTTAGCCTGGAGGAGGTTACGGAAACGGCGATTCTGGATGCGGAGTTGGATGTCCCGGAGGGCACTTACTTGGGCATACCTTCCCGGGCCAAAGTCATTGTGGAAATTGCCTCGGACTGAACTAAATCCCTCTTTTTGGAGGGATTTTTTGTTAACTGGTCAAGAAAGCGATGATATACTATAATGAGCATTGGGTGGTTGGCATAAGTAATGATGATGGAGAGGTGATCGCATGGGAAAACTTTTTGGCACCGACGGAGTGCGAGGCGTGGCCAACCGGGACTTGAGCCCTGAATTGGCCTACCGTCTAGGCCGGGCCGGGGCTTACGTGCTGGCTTTACGAGATAAAAACCCAGCCGGGATCGTGATCGGCAAGGACACCCGCATTTCCGGGGATATGCTGGAAGCAGCGCTGGTGGCCGGCATTTGTTCCGTAGGGGTGGATGTCTATCGTTTAGGTGTCATGCCCACCCCCGGGGTGGCGTATCTGACCAAAGCCCTCAATAAGGCGGCGGGAGCCGTGATTTCTGCATCCCACAATCCCTTTGGAGACAACGGCATTAAATTCCTTGGACCCCAAGGTCTCAAACTGCCCGATGAAGTGGAGGCGGAAATTGAAGGGCTGGTGTTAAACAACCGGGAGCTGCCCTATCCTACCGGCGAGCGAATCGGCCGGGTATATGACGTGGGCAACAGCCGTGATCTCTACGGCGCATATGCTAAGAGCTTGTTTAAAGGCTCCCTCGAAGGACTGAGAATAGTGGTGGACTGCTCAAACGGGGCCGCTTCTGCCATTACCCCGCGGGTTTTAACGGAACTGGGGGCGGAAGTGGTGACCATTTTTGCCGAGCCTAACGGGGTTAATATTAACGAGGGCTGCGGTTCCACCCATCCGGAGACTCTGCAGCAAAGAGTAGTCGCGGAAAAAGCCCATCTCGGTCTAGCCCATGACGGTGATGCGGATCGCCTGCTGGCCGTGGATGAGAAGGGCAACCTGGTGGACGGGGACCAGATCATGGTCATCACCGCCTTGGCTCACAAGGCCCAGGGCAAGCTGGAGCAAAACAAAGTGGTAGTGACGGTGATGAGCAACCTGGGCTTGCACAAAGCCATGCAAAAGGCCGGCATCGAGGTTTTGGAAACCAAAGTAGGCGACCGGTATGTGCTGGAAAAGATGATGGAAACCGGGGCTGTCATCGGCGGGGAACAATCAGGCCATATCATTTATATCAAGCAGAATAACACGGGCGATGGCCTCATCACTGCCTTGAATCTGTTACAGGTGATGGTGGATACCCAAAAACCCCTATCGGAACTGGCGGCCCAAATGGAGCGTTACCCGCAGGTGCTGGTCAACGTAACCGTGGCTGACAAAGAAAAAGTGCTGCAATCGCAGCAAGTGCAGGACGCCGTCCAAGCAGCCAAGGCACAGCTGCAAGATCGGGGCCGGATCCTGGTGAGACCTTCCGGTACCGAACCCAAGATCAGGCTCATGGCGGAAGGCCCTGACGAAGAGGAACTGAAAAGCATTGTCGATGCACTGGCCAAGGTAGTTAAGGAGGCAGAATAGAACCCAAGCAGCCTGTCGTCGATCTGGAGGGCTAAAGATTGCCGCATCACTCGTTGCGAGATTCCGGCAAAGATCGACGACTGCTGTCCATTGCTATCGCAAGGACTCTCTGGGACATGTTGCAGCGCCGGGACCCTGCCCCGGCAGGGTTGACGAGGAAGGGGTTTATCGAACTTTTCGGCGGGTGCCCCTCGGCTGCCTACGGCCGTGAAAGCGGGACAAAACCGGGGAGCAATTCCCGGCACAAATCCCATCGGGTAGGAGGGAGTCCTTACGCTTCAATTCTCAGACGTAAGGAGATGGAAGATGACGATGACAAAGGAAACCATGGCAGCGGATAAAGGCGGCTATCCCCATTTCATGCTCAAGGAAATCATGGAACAGCCGGCAGTCGTGGAGCGGACACTGGCGGCCGCCGTCGCTTCGGTGGAAGAGGTCCAATGGCATGGGGACTTGGCCCGGTTGGACCTGGCCAAGTACGAGAAAGCTCTGGTGGTAGCCTGCGGCACCGCCTATCATGCCGGGCTGGTGGGAAAACACTTTATCGAAAAGACCGCCCGCATCCCGGTGCAGGCGGAGCTGGCGGCGGAGTTTCGCTATGCCGATCCTTTTGTGGATGAGGACACCCTGGTGCTGGTTATCAGCCAATCCGGCGAAACCGGGGATACCCTGGCCGCCATGCGGAAAGCAAAAGAGCAGGGCGGCACCATCCTGGCCATCACCAATGTGCCCGGCAGCACCATTGCCCGGGAAGCCCATTACGTGGTCAACACCGTGGCCGGGAAGGAAGTGGCCATCGCCTCCACTAAGGCTTACCTGGCCCAGATAGTCACTCTCTACCTCACCGGTGTGCAGCTTGCCACGGCCAAGGGAAGAATCACTCCTCAAGAAGGAGCCGGGTACCTTAGGGCTTTAGCCGGTATGCCCCGGATGCTGGCGGATATCCTAGCCATGCGGGAAGGATACCGGTCCGTGGCGGAGAGATTAGCTAAAAGCGCCCATGCCTTTTATTTAGGACGGGGCCTGGATGCGGCCGTCGCCATGGAAGGCTCTTTAAAACTGAAAGAGACCACCTATATCCACGCCGAAGCCTATTCCGCCGGGGAGTTCCGCCACGGGCCCATGGCCCTCATCGAAGAAGGCGTGCCGGCCATTGTGCTGGCCACCCAGCCGGAACTCGCGCAGCCCAATAAAGCCATTGTGGAAGAACTGAAATCCCGCGGGGCCTGGGTCATTGCCGTGACCATGGCCGGCGAGGAATCAGTCCCATCCCTGTGTGACGATGCCATCGTACTGCCGAAAACATTGCCGGAATTGGCTCCGGTGCTGGCGGTGGTGCCTCTCCAGCTGATCGCTTATTACACCGCTTGCGCCAAGGGCCTGGCAGTGGACACCCCCAGGAACCTGGTGAAGAGCGTTAAAGATGCCCACTAGCCTATCATTAGAGGGGATTTGGTGGCAGCAAGACAAGTCATTCATGGGTGAGAAAGGGATAAGGGCGCCTTTGCCGCCGCTTATCCCTTTGTCTTCTGTTTGAACTTGTTGGCAACCATCCGAGAAGCGGGCGCATCCGGTCGGGCCGTTACTGAATTGAACTGGTTTGCTGGCCTTACCAGCCGGGGGAATTGATGGTATCATTATACTGGCAGTGCATCCCAGGGAAAAATGGGAATAACCATCAAGTTGTGGGTTGAGAAGCGGCAGGACATTTCTTCCTGCTGCTGAATATTGACTGTAGCGCCGGGAGAAAGGAGCTGTGATGCCATGGCTGATGTGTTGTCCACCAAGTACACCTTTTATTACGAAGTGCCCATCCCGGAAAACCTGTTAAGAATGCTGGTACCGGGCGAGCAGGCCCTGTTTGCGGTGAAAACCATTCGCGATGCCGCCGTGTTCACGGATCGGAGGATCCTGATTGCCGATAAACAGGGCCTGACGGGGAAAAAGGTGGAGTATTGTACCATACCGTATAAATCAATTGTGGCCTTTTCCATAGAGACGGCAGGTACTTTTGATTTTGACAGCGAGATTAAGCTGACCCTGTCCGGGGGCA is part of the Clostridia bacterium genome and encodes:
- a CDS encoding Ni/Fe-hydrogenase, b-type cytochrome subunit, translated to MSSQEQFHWPQRLAHLINLIAIVLLIFTGFYIYYPFAAGLMGAARYFHYIAAFVLILNMVWRVYYAFFGKYRDYYEYKPELGKILRVVKYYCFMGEAPAARGRYNALQKLAYLSIPFLVMYQACTGMALAMPDRLAGFIEALGGMANVRALHYFGTWLFICFVLIHLYMVFSEKPYQVMVMFLGKEPGQQKPLMKQAGSHVQQKQ
- a CDS encoding hydrogenase maturation protease — encoded protein: MCSKNSEANKILVLGVGNVLLQDEGFGVHLVREMAAMEWPPQVEFIDGGTAGMELIHLFEDAALLIVVDSLNAQVEPGSVFKFQVGDVADLPKKIKTSFHDIGLLEVLQVAGILGCLPETIIYGVQPKTVDWGLELTPELSEVKSKVMSLIAEDIAARTR
- a CDS encoding DUF881 domain-containing protein encodes the protein MNIKNKGWYISLTLVFIVLGFLLSTQFQTQQKVLTALDAQRKEDLITVWKNLDDKNRVLQEEIQNLDAAYRDLLAQSEKETSALKTMTDDINKLRLVSGITPVTGPGITVTITGDAPLYFLDLVDLVNELWATGAEAISVNDHRITARTSIAEASDAFSFYITIDGERLLFPVIVKAIGDPHTLEKGLTFTGGLIDIWKTQYNIHPEVQQRQEIHIPAVKSVEPWIYARVVTPQ
- a CDS encoding DUF881 domain-containing protein, whose product is MSRKWQFALTVLSVAAGIILISLIMTYQAHRGEAAESPNADLIEIINRLEEETLTLEELIEQKRDRNDQIRERQIHDVDQLAGLQTELEWLRRMTGLTQVSGPGIVVTLDDNEAMAAAAKASDPLTFDPNKYIIHDKDLLYLVNDLKAGGAEAISINNQRITTPSDIRCVGTVILVNSMRLAPPYEIRAIGDPEILTYHVTNGQTYPWLKNRDFPVSIVQEENILIPTYKGSLSASHLQEVKGEEETDEY
- a CDS encoding TIGR00159 family protein gives rise to the protein MNLLQILPSFNFIDLIRVAVDITVVAFVLYRFIMLIRGTRAVQLIKGLAILFAASFLAEILGLTTIDWILEQVRLALVVALPIVFQPELRRALEQLGRGKFFARPLSFLGEEDMSRLISEVLRATQVLVKLQYGALIVIERETGINDYIETGVTLDSVVSAELLINIFVPNTPLHDGAAVIRGDRVAAAGCFLPLSDSPYLSKQLGTRHRAALGISENSDAIAIVVSEETGTVSLAQDGKLVRFLDEKKLREMLEEALLIKPNAQTGYFWQKRW
- a CDS encoding phosphoglucosamine mutase is translated as MGKLFGTDGVRGVANRDLSPELAYRLGRAGAYVLALRDKNPAGIVIGKDTRISGDMLEAALVAGICSVGVDVYRLGVMPTPGVAYLTKALNKAAGAVISASHNPFGDNGIKFLGPQGLKLPDEVEAEIEGLVLNNRELPYPTGERIGRVYDVGNSRDLYGAYAKSLFKGSLEGLRIVVDCSNGAASAITPRVLTELGAEVVTIFAEPNGVNINEGCGSTHPETLQQRVVAEKAHLGLAHDGDADRLLAVDEKGNLVDGDQIMVITALAHKAQGKLEQNKVVVTVMSNLGLHKAMQKAGIEVLETKVGDRYVLEKMMETGAVIGGEQSGHIIYIKQNNTGDGLITALNLLQVMVDTQKPLSELAAQMERYPQVLVNVTVADKEKVLQSQQVQDAVQAAKAQLQDRGRILVRPSGTEPKIRLMAEGPDEEELKSIVDALAKVVKEAE
- a CDS encoding isomerizing glutamine--fructose-6-phosphate transaminase, producing MTMTKETMAADKGGYPHFMLKEIMEQPAVVERTLAAAVASVEEVQWHGDLARLDLAKYEKALVVACGTAYHAGLVGKHFIEKTARIPVQAELAAEFRYADPFVDEDTLVLVISQSGETGDTLAAMRKAKEQGGTILAITNVPGSTIAREAHYVVNTVAGKEVAIASTKAYLAQIVTLYLTGVQLATAKGRITPQEGAGYLRALAGMPRMLADILAMREGYRSVAERLAKSAHAFYLGRGLDAAVAMEGSLKLKETTYIHAEAYSAGEFRHGPMALIEEGVPAIVLATQPELAQPNKAIVEELKSRGAWVIAVTMAGEESVPSLCDDAIVLPKTLPELAPVLAVVPLQLIAYYTACAKGLAVDTPRNLVKSVKDAH
- a CDS encoding PH domain-containing protein → MADVLSTKYTFYYEVPIPENLLRMLVPGEQALFAVKTIRDAAVFTDRRILIADKQGLTGKKVEYCTIPYKSIVAFSIETAGTFDFDSEIKLTLSGGIRVELQFMKGKDMDRLLFKVNETIARYMLG